Proteins from a genomic interval of Pseudomonas sp. RC10:
- a CDS encoding LysR family transcriptional regulator: MNRSDLRHINLNLLLIFEALMKARSVSLAAERMYLGQPAVSSALGRLRLLFNDPLFQRSGRFMEPTPRAQEIALLLGPALESIAMAVKRPEAFDAATSDRVFRIGLNDDVEFALLPSMLKRIRAEAPGVSLVVRRASYLQMPRLLASGEVTVGVGFTTELPANAKRRTLLSTRIVLLRGDDVPGDLSLDDFCQRPHALVSFGGGTVGFVDEALRLIGRQRRVVLAVPHFNSLGALLEDTDLVAAVPEYAADVLTASGRLRSQPLPVQLADFPLHMVWTTAKDNDESERWLRSRIGLFLSDGSSTRVSDPCS; this comes from the coding sequence ATGAATCGCAGCGACCTGCGCCATATCAACCTCAATCTGTTGTTGATCTTTGAAGCGTTAATGAAAGCCCGGAGCGTGAGTCTGGCCGCTGAACGCATGTACCTCGGCCAGCCCGCCGTGAGTTCTGCGCTCGGCCGATTGAGGCTGCTGTTCAACGACCCGCTGTTCCAGCGTTCAGGTCGTTTCATGGAGCCGACGCCCAGGGCGCAGGAAATTGCGTTGCTGCTCGGCCCTGCGCTCGAATCCATCGCCATGGCGGTCAAGCGGCCCGAGGCGTTTGATGCAGCGACCAGCGACCGGGTGTTTCGCATCGGTTTGAACGACGACGTTGAATTTGCCTTGCTGCCGTCGATGCTTAAGCGTATCCGGGCGGAAGCACCGGGGGTGTCGCTGGTGGTTCGCCGTGCCAGTTATCTGCAAATGCCGAGGCTGCTGGCCAGCGGCGAGGTGACCGTGGGCGTGGGCTTTACGACTGAGCTGCCGGCCAACGCCAAACGTCGGACCTTGCTCAGCACCCGCATCGTGCTATTGCGCGGTGATGACGTGCCTGGCGACTTGAGCCTGGATGATTTTTGCCAACGGCCACACGCCCTCGTGTCGTTTGGTGGCGGCACGGTGGGGTTTGTTGATGAGGCGCTGCGTCTGATCGGGCGTCAGCGCAGAGTGGTCCTCGCGGTGCCGCATTTCAACAGCCTTGGCGCGCTGCTGGAAGACACTGATCTGGTGGCGGCCGTGCCGGAATACGCAGCCGATGTGCTGACCGCGAGTGGTCGGTTACGCAGCCAGCCGTTGCCGGTGCAACTGGCTGATTTCCCGCTGCACATGGTCTGGACCACGGCCAAGGACAACGACGAATCCGAACGGTGGCTGCGTTCGCGAATCGGCCTGTTTCTCAGCGACGGGTCGTCCACCCGCGTGTCAGACCCATGTTCTTGA
- a CDS encoding IS110 family transposase has protein sequence MAILDAAAIVGVDVAMAELVTAQRGVDKTHCLVNERTSIHHWLKTLPQGSAIALEATNTYHLDLVEMAHDMGHLVFVVDAARVSKYRESLGKRAKTDACDAHLLARYLEKEGDELRQWSPPPQLHTQLKHLLHRRASLVNSQTSLRQGWKDEKDLRKGFEKLMRRFSHLIKDIEKQLKQVLIKSGEMDQVKRCQGIEGVGFLTATALFAAFLRGEFKNVDAYIAYLGLDLRVSDSGNKSGRRRLSKKGDPEVRRLGYNASMAACRSATWKPYYEKKIGEGKARTEALTILSRKLAGVAFSLMKKREEYDSTKRLGVAPQT, from the coding sequence ATGGCAATCCTTGATGCAGCGGCGATTGTGGGTGTCGATGTGGCGATGGCGGAACTTGTCACCGCTCAGCGTGGTGTGGATAAAACTCATTGTTTGGTCAATGAGCGAACTTCGATTCACCACTGGCTCAAGACATTGCCTCAAGGCAGTGCCATCGCCCTCGAGGCGACCAATACCTACCATCTGGACCTAGTGGAAATGGCCCATGACATGGGGCACCTGGTGTTTGTCGTCGATGCGGCACGCGTAAGCAAATATCGAGAAAGTCTGGGCAAGCGCGCCAAAACAGATGCGTGCGATGCACATCTGCTGGCTCGCTATCTGGAAAAGGAAGGTGACGAGCTGCGTCAGTGGAGCCCGCCACCCCAGTTGCACACCCAGCTCAAGCATCTGCTGCATCGCAGGGCCTCGCTGGTCAATAGCCAGACGTCACTGCGCCAAGGCTGGAAGGATGAAAAAGACCTCAGGAAGGGGTTCGAGAAGTTGATGCGTCGCTTCAGCCATCTGATCAAAGATATCGAGAAACAGCTCAAGCAAGTGCTGATCAAGTCCGGTGAAATGGATCAGGTCAAACGTTGCCAGGGCATCGAAGGCGTCGGGTTCCTGACCGCCACAGCGCTGTTTGCGGCATTCCTTCGAGGCGAATTCAAAAACGTAGATGCGTACATCGCCTATCTGGGGCTGGATTTGCGGGTGTCGGATTCCGGGAACAAATCCGGTCGCCGCCGGCTAAGCAAGAAAGGCGACCCCGAGGTACGCCGGCTAGGCTACAACGCTTCAATGGCCGCCTGCCGATCGGCGACATGGAAACCGTATTACGAGAAGAAAATAGGCGAGGGGAAAGCCAGAACTGAAGCGTTGACGATATTGAGCAGGAAGCTCGCAGGGGTGGCCTTCTCGCTGATGAAGAAACGGGAAGAGTACGACTCTACGAAACGTTTGGGGGTTGCCCCCCAAACATAG
- a CDS encoding YbdD/YjiX family protein, whose amino-acid sequence MFNDLSRLGKYLGQAARLMVGMPDYDNYVEHMQKTHPDQPVMSYEVFFRERQDARYGGKAGPKCC is encoded by the coding sequence ATGTTCAATGACCTGAGTCGCCTCGGCAAATATCTCGGGCAGGCCGCCCGCCTGATGGTGGGCATGCCTGACTACGACAATTACGTCGAGCACATGCAGAAGACCCACCCAGACCAGCCGGTGATGTCGTACGAAGTGTTCTTTCGGGAACGCCAGGATGCGCGTTATGGCGGGAAGGCCGGGCCGAAGTGTTGTTGA
- a CDS encoding response regulator transcription factor, with the protein MDQPKRILVVEDDSHIADLICLHLRDEHFDVVHSADGEKGLRLLEQGGWDALILDLMLPGVDGLEICRRARAMTRYTPIIITSARSSEMHRILGLELGADDYLAKPFSMMELVARVKALLRRVDAMARNLKMDTGSLDSAGLFIDPLTREASLEGRLLDLTPREFDLLYFFARQPGKVFSRLDLLNSVWGYNHEGYEHTVNTHINRLRAKIENDPAQPLRILTVWGRGYKFADAGEAS; encoded by the coding sequence ATGGATCAGCCCAAACGCATTCTGGTGGTCGAGGACGATAGCCATATCGCCGACCTGATTTGCCTGCACCTGCGGGACGAACATTTCGACGTGGTGCACAGCGCCGACGGGGAAAAAGGCTTGCGCCTTTTGGAGCAGGGCGGCTGGGACGCGTTGATCCTCGACCTGATGCTGCCCGGCGTCGACGGCCTGGAGATCTGCCGCCGTGCCCGGGCCATGACCCGCTACACGCCGATCATCATTACCAGCGCGCGCTCCAGTGAGATGCACCGGATTCTCGGCCTTGAGCTGGGGGCGGACGATTACCTGGCCAAACCGTTCTCGATGATGGAATTGGTGGCGCGGGTCAAGGCGCTGCTGCGGCGGGTCGATGCCATGGCGCGCAACCTGAAGATGGACACCGGCAGCCTCGACAGCGCCGGATTGTTCATCGACCCGTTGACCCGCGAAGCCTCGCTGGAAGGCCGCTTGCTGGACCTCACGCCGAGGGAATTCGACCTGCTGTATTTTTTTGCCCGCCAGCCGGGCAAGGTCTTCTCGCGGCTGGACCTGCTGAACTCGGTCTGGGGCTATAACCACGAAGGCTACGAGCACACCGTCAACACCCACATCAACCGGCTGCGCGCCAAGATCGAGAACGACCCGGCCCAGCCGTTGCGCATCCTGACGGTGTGGGGGCGCGGCTATAAATTCGCCGATGCGGGAGAGGCGTCGTGA
- a CDS encoding carbon starvation CstA family protein, translated as MTRLTKHLGWFAVAALGACALGVVALRRGEAINALWIVVAAVAIYLVAYRYYSLFIANHVMQLDPTRATPAVINNDGLDYVPTNKHILFGHHFAAIAGAGPLVGPVLAAQMGYLPGTLWLIAGVVLAGAVQDFMILFLSTRRNGRSLGDMVREEMGRVPGTIALFGCFLIMIIILAVLALIVVKALAESPWGMFTVLATIPIAMFMGVYMRYVRPGRIGEISIIGVVLLLLSIWAGGQVAASPEWAHVFTFTGVQITWMLVGYGFVAAMLPVWLLLAPRDYLSTFLKIGTIVALAIGILILAPELKMPALTQFTDGTGPVWKGALFPFLFITIACGAVSGFHALISSGTTPKLLDNEKNARYIGYGGMLMESFVAIMAMVAASVIDPGVYFAMNSPAAVVGGDVVAVAQTITGWGFAITPEALTAVAKDIGENTVLARAGGAPTLAVGIAQILHQVLPGQNTMAFWYHFAILFEALFILTAVDAGTRAGRFMLQDLLGSFVPALKRTESWTANVIGTGGCVALWGYLLYQGVIDPLGGINTLWPLFGISNQMLAGIALMLATVVLIKMKRQQYVWVTMLPASWLLICTVTAGFIKLFDPSPAVGFLALAKKYSAAAEAGQVIAPAKTVDQMQHVIFNAYTNAALTTLFLFVVLSILFYAVKVGRAAWVKKERSDKEAPFQAMPEAH; from the coding sequence ATGACCCGACTGACCAAACATCTGGGTTGGTTCGCCGTTGCAGCCCTTGGGGCCTGCGCCTTGGGTGTCGTCGCGCTGCGTCGCGGCGAAGCCATCAACGCACTCTGGATCGTCGTCGCCGCCGTCGCCATTTATCTGGTTGCGTACCGCTACTACAGCCTGTTCATCGCCAATCACGTCATGCAGCTCGATCCGACCCGGGCCACCCCGGCGGTGATCAACAATGACGGTCTGGACTACGTGCCGACCAACAAACACATTCTCTTCGGTCACCACTTTGCCGCCATCGCCGGCGCAGGTCCGCTGGTCGGCCCGGTGCTCGCCGCGCAAATGGGCTATCTGCCGGGCACGCTCTGGCTGATCGCCGGTGTGGTCCTGGCCGGTGCGGTGCAGGATTTCATGATCCTGTTCCTGTCCACTCGCCGTAACGGCCGATCGCTGGGCGACATGGTCCGCGAGGAAATGGGCCGCGTTCCCGGCACCATCGCCTTGTTCGGCTGCTTCCTGATCATGATCATCATCCTTGCGGTGCTGGCGCTGATCGTGGTGAAGGCCCTGGCTGAAAGCCCGTGGGGCATGTTCACCGTGCTGGCGACCATCCCGATTGCGATGTTCATGGGCGTGTACATGCGCTATGTCCGTCCGGGCCGCATCGGTGAGATTTCCATCATCGGCGTCGTGCTGTTGCTGCTGTCGATCTGGGCCGGTGGCCAAGTGGCTGCGAGCCCTGAGTGGGCGCACGTCTTCACCTTCACCGGTGTGCAGATCACCTGGATGCTCGTCGGCTACGGCTTCGTTGCCGCGATGCTGCCGGTCTGGCTGCTGCTCGCGCCACGTGACTACCTGTCGACCTTCCTGAAAATCGGCACCATCGTCGCCCTGGCGATCGGCATCCTGATCCTTGCGCCTGAGCTGAAAATGCCGGCCCTGACTCAGTTCACCGACGGCACCGGTCCGGTCTGGAAAGGCGCGCTCTTCCCATTCCTGTTCATCACCATCGCCTGTGGTGCGGTGTCGGGTTTCCACGCGCTGATCTCCTCGGGCACCACGCCGAAACTGCTGGATAACGAGAAGAACGCCCGTTACATCGGTTACGGCGGCATGCTGATGGAATCCTTCGTCGCCATCATGGCGATGGTCGCGGCCTCGGTCATCGACCCAGGCGTCTACTTCGCCATGAACAGCCCGGCGGCAGTGGTCGGCGGCGACGTCGTTGCAGTCGCTCAGACCATCACCGGTTGGGGCTTTGCCATCACGCCTGAAGCGTTGACCGCTGTGGCCAAGGACATCGGCGAAAACACCGTACTGGCTCGCGCCGGTGGTGCGCCAACGTTGGCCGTGGGTATCGCGCAGATTTTGCACCAAGTGCTGCCAGGCCAGAACACCATGGCGTTCTGGTACCACTTCGCGATCCTGTTCGAAGCGCTGTTCATTCTGACGGCGGTTGATGCGGGCACCCGTGCCGGTCGCTTCATGCTGCAAGACCTGCTGGGCAGTTTCGTGCCTGCCCTGAAACGCACCGAGTCGTGGACCGCCAACGTGATTGGCACCGGCGGCTGCGTGGCGTTGTGGGGTTACCTGCTGTATCAAGGCGTGATCGATCCACTGGGCGGCATCAACACCCTGTGGCCGCTGTTCGGCATCTCCAACCAGATGCTGGCGGGTATCGCGCTGATGCTGGCGACCGTCGTGCTGATCAAAATGAAGCGTCAACAGTACGTGTGGGTGACCATGCTGCCAGCGTCATGGCTGCTGATCTGCACCGTGACCGCAGGCTTCATCAAGCTGTTCGACCCGAGCCCGGCCGTTGGCTTCCTGGCCCTGGCCAAGAAATACAGTGCAGCGGCGGAGGCTGGCCAGGTCATCGCTCCGGCGAAGACCGTTGATCAGATGCAGCACGTGATCTTCAACGCGTACACTAACGCAGCGCTGACCACATTGTTCCTGTTCGTGGTGCTGAGCATTCTGTTCTACGCCGTGAAAGTGGGCCGTGCGGCGTGGGTCAAGAAAGAGCGCAGCGACAAGGAAGCGCCGTTCCAGGCGATGCCGGAAGCGCACTGA
- the mexE gene encoding multidrug efflux RND transporter periplasmic adaptor subunit MexE has product MQQPLTRFSYPLAGLALVLLSACDKGPAATAQAPSAPKVDVAKVLQQPVIEWDEVTARLEAPETVEVRPRVSGQIDSVAFVDGALVKKGDLLFQIDPRPFEAEVHRLEAQLQQVKATVVRTDAEAQRGERLRTNNAISAEIAESRTTTAQEARAAVAATQAQLDLARLNLSFTHVAAPITGRVSRAEITAGNLVTADQSILTRLVSTDKVYAYFDADERVFLKYNQLSRDGKRGAATPVYMGLSNEADNKHLGQMNFVDNQVNPRTGTIRGRAVFDNADGRYTPGLYARLKLVGSGTYAATLIKDEAVGTDLGKKFVLVVDKDNKATYRSVELGPKLEGLRIVRSGLEKDDRIVINGLQRVRPGSPVDPQDRPMASDETLAALAQQRQALEASNQPSAKSAASAKIASASGPRG; this is encoded by the coding sequence ATGCAACAGCCATTGACCCGTTTTAGTTATCCCCTTGCCGGACTGGCGCTCGTATTACTCAGCGCCTGCGACAAAGGCCCCGCAGCCACAGCCCAGGCGCCGAGTGCGCCCAAGGTGGATGTCGCCAAAGTGCTGCAGCAACCGGTGATCGAATGGGACGAAGTGACCGCCCGTCTCGAAGCCCCCGAAACCGTCGAAGTGCGGCCGAGGGTCTCCGGGCAGATCGATTCCGTGGCGTTCGTCGATGGGGCATTGGTGAAGAAGGGCGACCTGCTGTTCCAGATCGACCCGCGTCCATTCGAAGCCGAAGTGCATCGCCTCGAAGCGCAGTTGCAACAGGTGAAAGCCACCGTCGTGCGTACGGACGCCGAAGCCCAGCGCGGCGAGCGGTTGCGCACCAACAACGCGATTTCCGCCGAGATCGCCGAGTCGCGCACCACCACCGCGCAAGAGGCCCGGGCCGCTGTGGCGGCAACCCAGGCGCAGCTGGACCTGGCGCGTCTCAATCTTAGTTTCACCCATGTCGCTGCGCCGATCACCGGCCGTGTCAGCCGCGCCGAGATCACCGCCGGTAACCTGGTGACGGCCGACCAAAGCATCCTCACCCGCCTGGTCTCTACCGACAAGGTCTACGCCTATTTCGACGCCGACGAGCGCGTGTTCCTCAAATACAACCAGCTCTCCCGCGACGGCAAGCGCGGCGCCGCGACGCCGGTGTACATGGGCCTGTCCAACGAAGCGGACAACAAACACCTCGGACAGATGAATTTCGTCGACAACCAAGTCAACCCGCGCACCGGCACCATTCGCGGTCGCGCCGTGTTCGACAACGCCGACGGGCGCTACACCCCAGGCCTGTATGCACGTCTGAAGCTGGTTGGCAGCGGCACCTACGCCGCGACGCTGATCAAGGACGAGGCGGTCGGTACTGACCTTGGCAAGAAATTCGTGCTTGTGGTCGACAAGGACAACAAGGCTACCTACCGCAGCGTCGAGCTGGGGCCGAAGCTGGAAGGGTTGCGCATCGTGCGCAGCGGTCTGGAGAAAGACGATCGCATCGTCATCAACGGCTTGCAGCGCGTGCGTCCGGGTTCGCCCGTCGATCCGCAAGACCGCCCGATGGCCAGCGACGAAACCCTCGCCGCCCTTGCGCAACAACGCCAGGCCCTGGAGGCGAGCAATCAGCCCTCGGCCAAATCCGCAGCGTCGGCGAAAATCGCCAGCGCTTCCGGCCCACGCGGATAA
- the msrB gene encoding peptide-methionine (R)-S-oxide reductase MsrB, translating to MLSRRQFMVLSSSAGVAAIALGVLPKFADGETLVPADSAVGTFEVSHSDAEWHALLSDDQFQVLRREATERPYSSPLNDEHRTGTFACAGCQLQLFSSTTKFDSHTGWPSFWQPLDNATAIRTDTSFGVLRKEVHCRRCGGHLGHVFTDGPKPTGLRYCMNGLAMTFAESAT from the coding sequence ATGCTTTCGAGAAGACAGTTCATGGTCCTGAGCAGCAGCGCTGGCGTCGCGGCCATCGCTCTGGGCGTGCTGCCGAAGTTCGCGGACGGCGAAACCCTCGTACCGGCGGATTCGGCCGTGGGCACGTTCGAAGTCAGCCACAGCGACGCCGAATGGCACGCGTTGCTCAGCGACGACCAGTTTCAGGTGTTGCGTCGCGAAGCCACCGAGCGCCCTTACAGCAGCCCGCTGAACGACGAGCACCGCACCGGCACGTTCGCCTGCGCCGGTTGCCAGTTGCAGCTGTTCTCGTCGACGACCAAATTCGACAGCCACACCGGCTGGCCGAGCTTCTGGCAGCCGCTGGACAACGCCACCGCCATCCGCACCGACACCTCGTTCGGCGTGCTGCGCAAAGAAGTCCATTGCCGCCGCTGTGGCGGGCATTTGGGGCACGTCTTCACCGACGGACCGAAGCCGACCGGGTTGCGCTATTGCATGAATGGTCTGGCGATGACATTCGCCGAGTCGGCGACATGA
- a CDS encoding response regulator transcription factor — translation MTASQTIRIALVDDHSLVRDGVRALLATRPLFEVVGEAENAAQGLKMCEEVKPDILLVDIGLQDMNGLELTQLIRQRCPTIKILILSMYDNQEYVATSIRAGASGYVLKNAPSREIVAAIEAIATGGTFYSAEVTLKLVSKKTDENELTPREVQVLVGLAKGLDNKTLARDLAISVRTVETHRLSIRRKLKVDKPAGLVKYAMEHGLLLP, via the coding sequence ATGACCGCCAGCCAGACCATCCGCATTGCCCTGGTCGACGACCATTCGCTGGTCCGTGACGGCGTGCGCGCCCTGCTTGCCACCCGGCCTTTGTTCGAGGTGGTAGGCGAAGCCGAGAACGCGGCGCAGGGACTAAAGATGTGTGAAGAGGTCAAGCCGGACATCCTGCTGGTGGACATCGGCCTGCAAGACATGAACGGCCTGGAACTGACGCAACTGATCCGCCAGCGCTGCCCGACGATCAAGATTCTGATCCTGAGCATGTACGACAATCAGGAATACGTCGCCACGTCGATCCGCGCCGGGGCCAGCGGTTACGTGCTGAAAAACGCACCGTCCCGGGAAATCGTCGCGGCCATCGAGGCGATTGCCACCGGCGGCACGTTCTACAGCGCTGAGGTGACCCTCAAGCTGGTGTCGAAAAAGACCGACGAAAACGAACTCACGCCCCGTGAAGTGCAGGTGCTGGTGGGTCTGGCCAAGGGGCTGGACAACAAAACCCTCGCCCGCGACCTGGCCATCAGCGTCCGCACCGTCGAAACCCACCGCCTGAGCATCCGCCGCAAACTGAAAGTCGACAAACCGGCGGGGCTGGTGAAATATGCCATGGAGCATGGGTTGTTGTTGCCGTGA
- a CDS encoding HAMP domain-containing sensor histidine kinase, whose product MNMTLTQRLSLVFAFLLLICCGTSVLLQVRSNKMHELEVVQGLSRDLAQHIARDTQLMDANGLKPDAVRELFSQLMLVNPSVEVYLLDGEGKIVGDAAPKDHMLRDRVDLAPVRKLLAGEPLPILGDDPRSMDTRKVFSAAPLMVMGKPAGFLYVVLLGEAHDRFAERGATSEALNTALWSIGLIALLCLLAGLTAFGWITRPLRRLTYAVSHFDINAAPVPLPASSTESARQGHDEIAVLDATFKQMQNRLSEQWQTLTRQSQDRRELVANISHDLRTPLASLHGYLEVLSVKDASLTPEERRRYLGIALDQSRKVGGLAQSLLELVRLEHGFVVPVVERFSLTDLVQDIFQKFELGAESKAVTLTPSFAPSVPGVHADLGLIERVMTNLLDNALRHTPQGGEIKVALLPKARFVEVTISDTGPGIAAELREGLFLRPFNIGGARRDGGLGLRIVHQILQLHGHRIELIDVPGQGATFRFALPVDQETAERVLPRE is encoded by the coding sequence GTGAACATGACCCTGACCCAGCGGCTGTCCTTGGTCTTCGCGTTTCTGTTGCTGATCTGCTGCGGCACGTCGGTGCTGTTGCAGGTGCGCTCCAACAAAATGCATGAGCTGGAGGTGGTGCAGGGCCTGTCCCGCGACCTCGCCCAGCACATCGCCCGCGACACCCAATTGATGGACGCCAACGGCCTGAAACCCGATGCCGTGCGCGAGCTGTTCAGCCAGTTGATGCTGGTGAACCCCAGCGTCGAGGTGTACCTGCTCGACGGCGAAGGCAAGATCGTCGGCGACGCCGCGCCCAAGGATCACATGCTGCGGGACCGAGTCGATCTGGCGCCCGTGCGCAAGCTGCTGGCCGGAGAGCCGCTGCCGATTCTGGGGGATGACCCGCGCAGCATGGACACGCGCAAGGTGTTCAGCGCCGCGCCGTTGATGGTCATGGGCAAACCGGCGGGTTTTCTGTACGTGGTGCTGCTGGGCGAGGCCCATGACCGCTTTGCCGAGCGCGGCGCCACCAGTGAGGCCCTGAACACGGCGTTGTGGTCGATTGGTTTGATTGCCTTGCTGTGCCTGTTGGCGGGTCTAACAGCGTTCGGTTGGATCACCCGGCCACTGCGGCGACTGACCTACGCGGTGAGCCATTTCGACATCAATGCTGCGCCGGTGCCGTTGCCCGCGTCTTCGACCGAATCGGCTCGGCAGGGCCACGATGAAATCGCCGTGCTCGACGCAACGTTCAAACAAATGCAGAACCGCTTGAGCGAGCAATGGCAAACCCTGACCCGCCAAAGCCAGGACCGCCGCGAGCTGGTGGCGAACATTTCCCATGACCTGCGCACCCCGCTTGCATCGCTGCACGGCTATCTGGAGGTGCTGTCGGTCAAGGACGCCAGCCTCACGCCCGAGGAGCGGCGGCGTTATCTGGGCATCGCGCTGGACCAGAGCCGCAAGGTGGGCGGGTTGGCGCAGTCGCTGCTGGAACTGGTGCGGCTGGAGCATGGTTTCGTGGTGCCGGTGGTGGAGCGGTTTTCGCTGACCGATCTGGTGCAGGACATTTTCCAGAAGTTCGAACTCGGCGCCGAGTCCAAGGCCGTGACCCTGACCCCGAGCTTTGCGCCGTCGGTGCCCGGCGTGCATGCCGACTTGGGGCTGATCGAGCGGGTGATGACCAACCTGCTGGACAACGCCCTGCGGCACACGCCCCAGGGCGGCGAGATCAAGGTGGCGTTATTGCCGAAGGCGCGTTTTGTCGAGGTGACGATCAGCGACACCGGGCCGGGGATTGCCGCCGAGTTGCGTGAAGGGCTGTTTCTGCGTCCGTTTAATATTGGCGGTGCACGGCGAGATGGCGGGCTGGGGTTGCGAATCGTGCACCAGATTCTGCAACTGCATGGGCACCGGATCGAGCTGATCGACGTGCCGGGGCAGGGTGCGACATTCCGATTTGCACTGCCGGTGGATCAGGAAACGGCGGAGCGGGTGTTGCCGAGGGAGTGA
- a CDS encoding cache domain-containing protein: MQLKHKIVALGILPLILAVCVICALVIVQNQRLGEQQAQLIEDSILSSKRAELKNYVEMAMSALAPIYDSGRNDEQTKQQVLEELAKLSFGIDGYFFVYDQSGRNLMHPRQAALVGKDLWNMTDPQGLLVIRALLQSAESGDGFQHYAWEKPSTGQITDKLAHVVMLKRWGWMLGTGIYLEDVERATQQARQEVARGIYATMLDIGGVALIAVLLVFVCGVTLNASEHRLADRKLQMLNQRIMNLQEEERSRLSRELHDGISQVLVSIKFQFELAGLQLEGHDPLGLETLRHGTERLGEAIGEIRTISHDLRPSLLDTLGLAAAVTQLVAEFEQQTGLTIQYTHNLSKLKLAEGAPVALFRILQEALTNIERHAHAQNVYIDLRSTKKQVQLTVRDDGVGFRVDVERLQEIQGGIGLRNIRERVEHFQGQLNLYSVPGHSELTVTMPINVAA, from the coding sequence ATGCAACTCAAACACAAGATCGTCGCCCTTGGCATCCTGCCGCTGATCCTTGCCGTGTGCGTGATCTGCGCGCTGGTGATCGTGCAGAACCAGCGTCTGGGCGAGCAGCAGGCGCAGTTGATCGAGGACAGCATTCTGTCCAGCAAGCGCGCCGAGTTGAAAAACTACGTGGAGATGGCCATGAGCGCCCTCGCCCCGATCTACGACAGCGGCCGCAATGACGAACAGACCAAGCAGCAGGTATTGGAAGAACTGGCCAAGCTCAGCTTCGGCATCGATGGCTATTTCTTCGTCTACGACCAGAGCGGCCGCAACCTGATGCATCCACGGCAGGCAGCGCTGGTGGGCAAGGACTTGTGGAACATGACCGACCCGCAAGGGCTGCTGGTGATCCGCGCACTGCTGCAAAGCGCGGAGTCCGGCGACGGTTTCCAGCATTACGCCTGGGAAAAACCGTCCACCGGGCAGATCACCGACAAACTCGCCCATGTGGTCATGCTCAAGCGCTGGGGCTGGATGCTCGGCACCGGGATCTATCTGGAAGACGTCGAACGGGCCACGCAACAGGCCCGACAGGAAGTCGCGCGGGGCATCTACGCGACCATGCTCGACATCGGCGGCGTCGCCCTGATCGCCGTGCTGCTGGTGTTCGTCTGCGGTGTGACTCTCAACGCCAGCGAGCACCGTCTGGCCGACCGCAAGCTGCAGATGCTCAACCAGCGCATCATGAACCTGCAGGAAGAAGAGCGCTCGCGGCTGTCACGGGAATTGCACGACGGGATCAGCCAGGTGCTGGTGTCGATCAAATTTCAGTTCGAGCTGGCCGGTCTGCAACTCGAGGGCCACGACCCGCTCGGCCTGGAGACCCTGCGTCACGGCACCGAACGGCTCGGCGAGGCCATCGGCGAAATCCGCACCATCTCCCACGACCTGCGCCCTTCCCTGCTCGACACCCTGGGGCTGGCGGCGGCGGTCACGCAACTGGTGGCGGAGTTCGAGCAACAGACCGGGCTGACCATCCAGTACACCCACAACCTCAGCAAGTTGAAGCTGGCAGAAGGTGCACCGGTGGCGCTGTTCCGGATTCTGCAAGAGGCGCTGACCAACATCGAGCGTCACGCCCATGCACAGAACGTCTACATCGACTTGCGCAGCACGAAAAAACAGGTGCAACTCACTGTGCGCGACGACGGCGTGGGCTTCCGGGTCGACGTCGAGCGTTTGCAAGAGATACAGGGCGGCATCGGTTTGCGTAATATTCGCGAACGCGTCGAGCATTTCCAGGGCCAGCTCAATCTCTACTCGGTCCCCGGCCACAGCGAACTGACCGTGACCATGCCCATCAACGTCGCCGCCTGA